One stretch of Carassius gibelio isolate Cgi1373 ecotype wild population from Czech Republic chromosome B1, carGib1.2-hapl.c, whole genome shotgun sequence DNA includes these proteins:
- the LOC127948635 gene encoding uncharacterized protein LOC127948635 has translation MLICFICKAHQKSSALLCQHLRLHHGLYPGKTLRLKCGQPGCSLSFCTYSGFKKHLVRLHRDTCSPNKHLVRLHRATCSPKTIDNVDAQSEGDEPSSSQAFCTDTPVTSRTSVDKHHLLNLCGSVVAQLQASGVAESTVQAMVGSMEELVNDIHEQTREAVLSCTSSEIQATDLEEKVENCFDQLENPFSVLNTAAKRQKFFEEKWEIVEPVEYVLGVRFDLRRDRTTGVYNQIPVTDKFVYVPILGTLKSMFKNSELCESFLQVKQHKEGVYKDICDGSYFKSNDLFSQQKHALQIQLYYDDFETANPLGSKKGIHKLGCIYFILRNLPPKCNSVLMNIHVVALFHSQDLRKYSFDEILKPLIDDVKTLEMQGIEVPFSDSPLRGTVIQVTGDNLGLHGLFGLIESFSATYFCRFCLTTKEESQFVFTEDNPCLIFRTKEMHAEHCASLQENPMLASTFGVKKTCLLNTLCFYHISDNYAVDIMHDLLEGVVQYELKLVFQYLVNNKNLSLETLSQRIQSFNYGYIERKNRPSGLKMDESSKDLGLNAIQSWCLVRNAPLIFGDVIERNNSYWNLLLLLIQIVNIVFSPVVTNGLTYYLKHLINDHHKLFRSLFPDRRLIPKHHFMIHYPRCIRKIGPLIHVWCMRFEAKHNVFKRSVKNFKNITKTLVKQHQRQLAYHWENFNFQRFEFGPVRKEMIDNLEGGENLSAKFQVNAFSDVSTTNWVKNFGTEYQIGMFVCITTDMEIPVFRKITNIIINEDQAFILTCRVDTLYFDDHFNAYCIEERDDSFSVISIDELIYYRPYDKQFSNEMDEKTYVVPHCHFV, from the coding sequence ATGCtcatatgttttatttgtaaggCACACCAGAAAAGTTCTGCATTGCTTTGTCAGCATTTGAGACTTCACCATGGATTATATCCAGGAAAGACATTACGTTTGAAATGTGGACAACCGGGATGTTCTTTATCATTTTGTACGTATTCAGGGTTCAAAAAACACCTAGTTCGTTTGCACAGGGACACTTGTTCACCAAATAAACACCTCGTTCGTTTGCACAGGGCCACTTGTTCACCAAAGACTATTGACAATGTGGACGCTCAAAGTGAAGGTGATGAGCCTTCAAGTTCTCAGGCATTCTGTACAGACACTCCAGTAACTAGCCGGACCTCTGTTGACAAGCATCATTTGTTAAACCTGTGTGGATCTGTTGTAGCACAATTGCAAGCATCAGGTGTTGCTGAGAGCACTGTCCAAGCAATGGTAGGGTCAATGGAAGAGCTTGTAAATGACATTCATGAGCAAACAAGAGAAGCTGTTCTCAGCTGTACTTCTTCAGAGATTCAAGCAACCGATTTGGAAGAAAAGGTGGAAAATTGTTTTGATCAATTGGAAAATCCTTTCTCAGTCTTAAATACAGCAGCCAAACGACAGAAGTTCTTTGAGGAAAAGTGGGAAATAGTTGAACCTGTAGAGTATGTTCTTGGGGTGCGTTTTGATTTGCGGAGAGATCGGACAACAGGAGTTTACAATCAGATCCCTGTAACAGATAAATTTGTGTATGTACCCATCTTGGGAACCCTGAAATCTATGTTTAAGAATAGTGAATTATGTGAAAGTTTCCTTCAAGTCAAGCAACATAAAGAAGGTGTTTATAAAGATATATGTGATGGTTCATACTTCAAAAGTAATGATTTGTTTTCCCAGCAAAAACATGCTCTACAGATTCAGCTTTATTACGATGATTTTGAGACGGCAAATCCCTTGGGTTCAAAGAAAGGGATACACAAGCTTGGTTGCATTTACTTTATATTGAGGAACCTGCCCCCAAAATGTAATTCTGTTCTGATGAATATTCATGTTGTGGCACTTTTTCATTCACAAGACCTGAGGAAATATAGTTTTGATGAAATACTAAAGCCTCTCATTGATGATGTTAAAACACTAGAAATGCAAGGAATAGAGGTACCTTTCTCAGACTCACCATTGCGAGGGACTGTTATTCAAGTAACAGGTGATAATCTAGGTTTGCACGGATTGTTTGGTTTGATTGAATCCTTCAGTGCAACATATTTCTGTAGATTTTGTTTAACTACAAAGGAAGAGTCACAATTTGTCTTCACTGAAGATAACCCTTGCTTAATTTTCCGTACAAAAGAAATGCATGCAGAACATTGTGCATCTCTACAGGAAAATCCTATGTTGGCATCAACATTTGGTGTCAAGAAGACATGCTTGCTCAATACACTATGTTTTTACCACATCTCTGATAACTATGCAGTTGACATCATGCATGATTTACTTGAAGGTGTAGTGCAGTACGAATTGAAACTAGTATTTCAATACCTGGTCAATAACAAGAACCTGTCTTTAGAAACATTGTCACAGAGGATCCAAAGTTTCAACTACGGTTATATTGAGCGAAAAAACAGACCAAGTGGGTTGAAAATGGATGAGAGTAGTAAAGATCTGGGATTGAATGCAATTCAGTCGTGGTGTCTTGTGCGAAATGCTCCCCTGATTTTTGGTGATGTAATTGAAAGAAATAACAGTTACTGGAACTTGCTCCTCCTCTTGATTCAGATAGTGAATATAGTGTTTTCACCAGTTGTTACCAATGGTTTGACGTATTATTTGAAGCATTTGATTAATGATCACCACAAGCTGTTCAGATCCTTGTTTCCTGACAGAAGATTAATCCCAAAGCATCATTTTATGATCCATTATCCAAGGTGCATTCGTAAAATAGGTCCACTTATCCATGTATGGTGCATGAGGTTTGAGGCCAAACATAATGTTTTTAAACGATCTGTTAAAAATTTCAAAAATATCACAAAAACCTTGGTAAAACAACACCAGAGACAGTTAGCTTATCACTGGGAGAATTTTAATTTTCAGCGATTTGAGTTTGGTCCAGTGAGGAAAGAAATGATCGATAACTTGGAGGGTGGTGAGAATTTAAGTGCTAAGTTTCAGGTGAATGCATTTTCTGATGTGTCAACTACTAATTGGGTGAAAAACTTTGGAACGGAGTATCAAAttggtatgtttgtgtgtattacAACAGATATGGAAATTCCTGTGTTCAGAAAGATCACAAATATCATTATTAATGAAGATCAAGCTTTTATCTTGACATGCAGAGTTgacacactttattttgatgaccACTTTAATGCATATTGTATTGAGGAGAGAGATGATTCCTTTTCTGTTATTTCTATTGATGAGTTGATTTATTACAGACCGTATGACAAACAGTTTTCTAATGAGATGGATGAAAAAACATATGTAGTGCCACATTGCCATTTTGTGTGA
- the LOC127948636 gene encoding uncharacterized protein LOC127948636, with protein sequence MLVKVRFGETQKYVKVAQTEEGYEDYNTFLQKVIEKLGLPLQTELHVTDDSGTEVDADVYEELLKAGNLIIHVSTEKSTVVLNQDFSHSTSELLVSDQSSSVASDSSDATVIHDRNNVYKRTHIERESANEMVRNVLHSKPGGEKILHEYDKTKTLTDATRRQMVNLLVADMMEVHGRIPPTHVRTKYAVGITTLFPNLSDPYSGNGYEHYYDAESGSGYLAWRIKTVQRNTAVQSRRCSTSTTYGPKSKRDFLLADKQLFGEECREAISLLKHSTDVSVVKDKMMATFQYRQTLVQDQQNSATVLDVFPRFLDIPGLIDQDFTMMFGEEVSGRFLAKWPTYFKPRLLADCKNRTSNEHVEELLSAQQNSNESGKCASFCL encoded by the exons ATGTTGGTCAAAGTGAGATTTGGTGAAACTCAGAAGTATGTTAAAGTTGCCCAAACTGAAGAGGGCTATGAAGACTACAATACATTTCTTCAGAAAG TCATAGAAAAGTTAGGTCTTCCATTGCAGACCGAGCTGCATGTCACAGATGATTCTGGGACAGAAGTGGATGCGGATGTGTATGAGGAGCTTTTAAAAGCAGGGAATCTTATCATTCATGTGTCCACAGAAAAGTCTACAG TTGTGCTTAATCAAGATTTCTCACATTCTACGTCAGAGTTGCTTGTGTCCGACCAGTCATCCTCTGTGGCGTCTGATTCATCAGATGCAACAGTGATTCATGATAGAAACAATGTATATAAAAGAACCCACATTGAGCGGGAATCAGCAAATGAG ATGGTGAGAAACGTTCTCCATTCTAAGCCGGGGGGAGAAAAAATCTTGCACGAGTATGACAAAACAAAGACATTGACGGATGCTACACGGCGACAAATGGTAAACCTCCTGGTTGCAGACATGATGGAAGTACATGG GAGAATACCACCAACCCATGTGCGAACAAAATATGCTGTTGGCATCACCACTCTATTTCCCAACCTTAGTGATCCATACTCTGGAAACGgatat GAACACTACTATGATGCAGAAAGTGGGTCTGGCTACTTGGCCTGGAGGATAAAGACCGTCCAGCGCAACACTGCAGTTCAATCTCGGAGATGCTCCACCAGCACTACGTATGGTCCAAAGAGCAAGAGGGATTTTCTCCTGGCTGACAAGCAACTGTTCGGCGAGGAATGCCGTGAGGCAATATCCTTATTGAAACATTCAACTGATGTGTCAGTTGTCAAAGATAAGATGATGGCAACATTTCAATACCGCCAGACGCTAGTTCAGGACCAGCAAAACTCTGCAACAGTCTTGGATGTGTTCCCGCGGTTTCTCGACATCCCCGGCTTG ATTGACCAAGATTTTACCATGATGTTTGGAGAAGAAGTTTCTGGCAGATTTTTGGCAAAATGGCCGACGTACTTCAAACCCAGGCTCCTGGCAGACTGCAAGAACCGGACTTCTAATGAGCATGTTGAAGAACTCTTGTCTGCGCAGCAAAACTCAAATGAGTCTGGTAAGTGTGCCTCATTCTGcctttaa